Proteins encoded together in one Bradyrhizobium sp. CB82 window:
- a CDS encoding recombinase family protein — MGTLIGYARVSTQGQDLSDQLDKLAGAGCKTVYQEKISGVRADRPQLAKLMVKLRPGDVVIVTKLDRLGRSTRELLDLIDRIGKAGAAFKSLGDPLWDTGTPQGRLLSTLLAAIAEFERELIRERTGAGRERAKRDGVKFGPKFKLSAYQRAEALRRRSAGESMTDIARSYGVDKSMISRMR, encoded by the coding sequence ATGGGTACGCTGATTGGATATGCCCGAGTCTCGACGCAGGGTCAGGACTTGAGCGACCAGTTGGACAAACTGGCGGGCGCTGGGTGCAAGACCGTCTACCAAGAGAAGATTTCCGGCGTGCGGGCGGACCGGCCGCAACTGGCGAAACTGATGGTCAAGCTGCGGCCGGGCGACGTTGTGATCGTGACGAAGCTGGACCGGCTCGGCCGTTCCACCCGCGAGCTACTCGATCTGATCGACCGCATCGGCAAGGCTGGGGCGGCGTTCAAATCGTTGGGCGACCCGCTCTGGGACACCGGCACTCCGCAAGGACGGCTGCTCTCCACGTTGCTGGCTGCGATTGCTGAGTTCGAGCGCGAACTGATCCGCGAGCGAACTGGGGCGGGCCGCGAACGTGCCAAGCGCGATGGTGTGAAGTTCGGACCGAAGTTCAAACTCTCGGCTTATCAGCGCGCCGAGGCATTGCGTCGGCGATCGGCAGGTGAATCGATGACCGACATTGCGCGCAGTTATGGTGTCGATAAATCGATGATTTCGCGGATGAGATGA
- a CDS encoding DUF5681 domain-containing protein — translation MADFVGDRKKKFMERRAPPWQPGQSGNPKGRALGSRNRMSESFLEDLRATWQKHGARALETCAVEDPTGFVKIVASLLPKHVDLSVGVDAVQFVTTFRQALDLLGNEPPSSRRRIAKVIEAEEIDDADPD, via the coding sequence ATGGCCGATTTCGTGGGTGACCGCAAAAAGAAGTTCATGGAGCGTCGGGCGCCGCCGTGGCAGCCCGGGCAGTCCGGTAATCCCAAGGGTCGGGCGCTAGGTTCGCGCAACAGGATGTCAGAATCCTTCCTCGAAGACCTGCGCGCGACGTGGCAAAAGCACGGTGCTCGTGCCCTAGAGACCTGCGCCGTGGAGGACCCAACAGGCTTCGTGAAAATAGTTGCGTCGCTTCTACCAAAACATGTTGATTTGAGCGTCGGCGTTGACGCGGTCCAGTTCGTGACGACCTTCCGGCAGGCGCTTGACCTTTTAGGCAACGAGCCGCCATCGTCGCGCCGCCGCATCGCCAAGGTGATCGAGGCTGAGGAGATCGATGATGCCGATCCTGACTGA
- a CDS encoding AAA family ATPase, with amino-acid sequence MTTPERIDLLEAGFDITPVEGKRAVLGAWSDRPYASRGDIDIWQQLYPAASNTGILTKYTPTFDIDIKNPEGVDAVEALTRERFEERGYILCRFGATPKRAIPFRTGAPFKKIAITLIAPDGNEQKLEFLADGQQFVAFGIHPDTHKPYSWFGGEPGRPIKHDDLPYINQEEAQTLVDQAADLLCRDHGFTRKRRQQQSGGNGFDHDHNDGPANWSYYLGNLIDHDALTAFAMSLLRAKMMDGAVVNFLHQAVGDLQDVDPDRKWRRLDEIQTMVSSARAKIDAEERTSSDPTPPLPLPWLDMSTWDHQPVPERKWAIRDRVPLKQAGLFSGEGGTGKSIIELMKDVAHVAGKDWLGSLPESGPAFYLGAEDDVDEIHIRLAAIAGHYGLTFSELIEGGLHILPLLGKDATLCALTRGGKVEVTGLYRQVYEAAGDIKPKNISIDTLSRAFAGSEIDRVQVYAFAMHMQALAMVSDGSVTVLSHPSLQGIASGSGISGSTAWHGAFRFRQYLKGVKADDGEQRDDNDLREFEFKKNQYGPCSESIVLRYQRGLFLPEGGISNLDKLAREAKAQVVFLDLLRRFLVEGRNVCDKKNANNYAPTAFAREDEAKKHRLKKEELEEAMRQLFKAEKLRVETYGRPSDPRSRLIIV; translated from the coding sequence ATGACCACTCCCGAGCGCATCGATCTTCTGGAAGCCGGTTTTGATATCACGCCGGTCGAAGGTAAACGCGCGGTGCTCGGTGCGTGGTCAGATCGTCCCTACGCTTCGCGCGGGGATATCGACATCTGGCAGCAGCTATATCCGGCGGCAAGCAATACCGGAATCCTGACCAAGTACACACCGACCTTCGATATCGACATCAAGAATCCTGAAGGCGTCGATGCCGTCGAGGCGCTCACGCGCGAGCGATTTGAGGAACGCGGTTATATCTTGTGCCGCTTCGGCGCTACCCCCAAGCGCGCGATCCCATTCCGCACCGGTGCGCCTTTCAAGAAGATTGCCATCACGCTAATCGCGCCAGATGGCAACGAGCAAAAACTCGAATTTTTGGCCGATGGTCAGCAGTTTGTCGCTTTCGGCATCCATCCGGACACCCACAAGCCGTACTCCTGGTTCGGCGGCGAGCCGGGAAGGCCCATAAAACACGATGACCTGCCCTACATCAATCAAGAGGAAGCGCAAACACTCGTTGACCAAGCGGCGGACTTGCTCTGCCGCGACCATGGCTTCACGCGCAAGCGGCGACAACAGCAGAGCGGTGGCAACGGCTTTGACCACGACCACAATGATGGCCCTGCCAATTGGAGCTACTACCTTGGCAACCTGATCGATCATGACGCGCTGACCGCTTTCGCAATGTCACTCCTGCGGGCCAAGATGATGGACGGCGCGGTCGTCAATTTCCTGCACCAGGCGGTTGGGGACCTGCAAGATGTCGATCCGGACCGCAAGTGGCGTCGGCTCGACGAGATCCAGACAATGGTGTCGAGTGCTAGAGCCAAAATTGACGCAGAGGAAAGAACAAGTTCCGACCCGACGCCACCCCTCCCGTTGCCATGGCTCGATATGTCAACCTGGGATCATCAACCCGTCCCCGAACGCAAATGGGCAATCCGGGACCGTGTGCCGCTCAAGCAGGCCGGCTTGTTCTCGGGCGAAGGCGGCACCGGCAAAAGCATCATCGAGTTAATGAAAGACGTTGCCCATGTTGCCGGCAAGGACTGGTTGGGGTCTCTGCCTGAGTCCGGACCCGCCTTCTATCTCGGCGCCGAGGATGATGTCGACGAAATCCATATCCGGCTCGCGGCCATCGCCGGGCATTACGGTCTGACGTTCAGCGAGCTGATCGAGGGCGGACTCCACATTCTGCCCTTGCTCGGTAAGGATGCGACGCTCTGCGCACTCACCAGAGGCGGCAAAGTGGAAGTGACCGGCCTTTATCGCCAGGTTTATGAAGCCGCAGGCGACATCAAGCCCAAGAACATTTCGATCGATACGCTCTCACGCGCCTTTGCCGGTAGTGAGATCGACCGCGTCCAAGTGTACGCCTTCGCGATGCATATGCAGGCACTGGCCATGGTCTCGGACGGATCGGTCACCGTGCTGAGCCACCCCAGCTTGCAGGGCATCGCTTCGGGCTCGGGTATCTCCGGTTCGACCGCCTGGCACGGTGCCTTCCGCTTCCGGCAATACCTCAAGGGCGTCAAAGCCGACGATGGCGAGCAACGCGATGATAATGATCTGCGCGAATTCGAGTTTAAGAAAAATCAATATGGCCCCTGCAGCGAGAGCATCGTGCTGCGCTATCAGCGCGGCTTGTTCCTGCCCGAAGGTGGGATCTCTAACCTCGACAAGCTGGCGCGGGAGGCCAAGGCGCAAGTGGTGTTCCTTGACTTGCTACGGCGATTCCTCGTAGAGGGGCGAAACGTCTGCGATAAGAAAAATGCCAACAACTACGCGCCCACGGCCTTCGCCCGTGAAGATGAAGCAAAAAAGCACAGGCTCAAAAAGGAAGAGCTTGAGGAGGCCATGCGGCAGCTCTTCAAGGCCGAAAAGCTTCGCGTTGAGACCTACGGCAGGCCATCGGATCCGCGTTCCAGACTAATAATAGTGTAA
- a CDS encoding helix-turn-helix domain-containing protein, translated as MSILAHYLTEPELAAQLKKSRRALQVWRHQHKGPPWTQVGSTVFYAEDSVRAWLKALEQQPSDAA; from the coding sequence ATGTCGATTCTCGCCCATTATCTCACCGAGCCAGAGCTCGCGGCTCAGCTGAAGAAGAGCAGACGCGCACTGCAGGTTTGGCGGCACCAGCATAAAGGGCCGCCATGGACGCAAGTTGGCAGCACGGTCTTTTACGCTGAAGACAGCGTGCGCGCTTGGCTGAAAGCACTGGAGCAGCAGCCCTCGGATGCTGCCTAA
- a CDS encoding DUF3631 domain-containing protein — MAEHGIIEFPSPRPFDEEKLRRIQVEAERLASLSELDRAFQLSQPLRAEALGTTSAILKTAVKAIIDERAKREAAEERKKKQLAKEKAQAAKEAERVKRQAEKQAEQEKRRAEKESAHKSKEKIMGFATLARLPVARQAKELGRLAERLGEDVAVLRKECEDFLGIEGGEEAPSETEPWPEPVDVAVLLSEFCDKISRYVALQPHQLTAAVLWTAHCWCYDHGVPIHSPLLAATSAEPDSGKSTLIAVIGRAVPRFSLNVEITGPSLYRHVDRVKPTIMIDEADDLFVRRSDLKHIINAGWTRGAKIPRQVCINGVWETVYFDPYTPKGIALLGRNLPQATRTRCIELRMRPKRADEKKERFHQVDDVEFAMSRRKFARWAADDAAALKDAKPSMLPGLNNRAAMNWHLLLAIAELAGGPWPERAREAAERLTHTGRRPSDNVQLLSAFREIFADGRKTFVTSEEIVAYLRCDPTSIWAEYNHGGKITQRQVAFLLDAFDIHPKPLHPTGRKDFGRMGYEATQFVDAFARYLPDDPIIQSPDKKPGKKRNNSKSLKRPKRR; from the coding sequence ATGGCCGAGCACGGCATCATCGAATTTCCGAGCCCTCGGCCCTTCGACGAGGAAAAGCTGCGCCGCATCCAGGTCGAGGCCGAGCGTCTCGCCAGTCTCTCCGAGCTGGACCGCGCTTTTCAACTGTCACAGCCGCTGCGGGCCGAGGCGCTGGGCACCACCTCTGCAATCCTGAAGACTGCAGTCAAGGCGATCATCGACGAGCGGGCCAAGCGCGAGGCAGCGGAAGAACGGAAGAAGAAACAACTCGCAAAAGAGAAGGCACAGGCTGCGAAGGAAGCCGAGCGCGTCAAGCGGCAGGCCGAGAAGCAGGCGGAGCAGGAAAAGCGCCGCGCGGAGAAAGAAAGCGCCCATAAGAGCAAAGAGAAGATCATGGGCTTCGCGACCCTCGCCCGGCTGCCTGTTGCCCGACAAGCGAAGGAGCTGGGACGGCTCGCGGAACGGCTCGGCGAAGATGTCGCAGTTTTGCGCAAAGAGTGTGAGGATTTCCTTGGCATCGAAGGCGGTGAAGAAGCGCCGAGTGAGACCGAGCCGTGGCCGGAGCCCGTCGACGTTGCGGTGCTGCTCTCAGAGTTTTGCGATAAGATTTCCCGCTATGTTGCACTTCAACCGCACCAATTGACGGCAGCCGTGCTCTGGACGGCGCATTGCTGGTGTTACGATCACGGCGTGCCGATCCATTCGCCGCTTCTGGCGGCGACCAGCGCCGAGCCTGACAGTGGTAAGAGCACGCTGATCGCTGTTATTGGCCGCGCGGTGCCGCGTTTCTCACTTAACGTTGAAATCACTGGGCCGTCCCTCTATCGGCATGTCGATCGGGTCAAGCCAACAATTATGATCGACGAAGCTGATGACCTGTTCGTTCGTCGCAGCGACCTGAAGCACATCATCAACGCAGGCTGGACACGAGGCGCCAAGATTCCTCGCCAGGTGTGCATCAATGGTGTGTGGGAGACGGTGTATTTTGACCCCTACACGCCGAAGGGCATCGCTTTACTCGGGCGCAATCTGCCACAGGCAACGCGCACCCGCTGTATCGAGCTGCGGATGCGGCCCAAGCGGGCCGACGAAAAGAAGGAAAGATTTCATCAAGTCGATGATGTTGAGTTCGCCATGTCGAGGCGGAAGTTTGCCCGCTGGGCTGCTGACGACGCGGCGGCGTTGAAGGATGCGAAGCCCTCCATGCTGCCCGGTCTTAATAATCGTGCTGCAATGAACTGGCATCTACTGCTGGCGATTGCGGAACTGGCCGGCGGACCATGGCCCGAGCGGGCACGCGAGGCGGCGGAACGGCTTACCCATACTGGGCGTCGTCCATCAGACAACGTACAGCTGTTGTCAGCTTTCAGGGAAATCTTCGCTGATGGTCGCAAGACGTTTGTGACCTCCGAGGAGATTGTGGCCTATCTGCGCTGCGACCCAACCAGCATTTGGGCCGAATATAACCATGGCGGCAAAATTACGCAGCGGCAGGTCGCGTTTTTGCTCGATGCCTTCGATATTCACCCCAAGCCACTGCACCCCACAGGACGCAAGGATTTTGGGCGTATGGGCTACGAAGCCACGCAATTCGTGGATGCGTTTGCGAGATACCTGCCTGACGATCCAATCATTCAATCACCCGATAAGAAACCGGGCAAGAAGCGAAACAACAGCAAGTCGCTGAAGCGTCCGAAGCGACGATGA